Proteins co-encoded in one Brassica rapa cultivar Chiifu-401-42 chromosome A02, CAAS_Brap_v3.01, whole genome shotgun sequence genomic window:
- the LOC103868150 gene encoding NHP2-like protein 1, with the protein MTVEAVNPKAYPLADSQLAITILDLVQQATNYKQLKKGANEATKTLNRGISEFVVMAADAEPLEILLHLPLLAEDKNVPYVFVPSKQALGRACGVTRPVIACSVTSNEASQLKSQIQQLKDAIEKHLI; encoded by the exons ATGACGGTAGAAGCAGTGAACCCTAAGGCGTACCCTTTAGCTGATTCCCAGCTAGCGATAACAATCCTCGATCTTGTTCAGCAAGCTACGAATTACAAGCAGCTCAAGAAAGGAGCTAATGAAGCTACCAAGACACTGAACCGTGGAATCTCTGAGTTCGTGGTTATGGCTGCTGATGCTGAGCCTCTCGagattcttcttcatctcccTCTTCTCGCCGAAGATAAG aATGTGCCGTATGTGTTTGTGCCATCGAAGCAAGCCCTTGGCAGAGCATGTGGAGTGACAAGACCCGTGATTGCTTGTTCGGTTACCTCAAACGAGGCTAGCCAATTGAAATCTCAAATTCAGCAGCTCAAGGATGCCATTGAGAAGCACCTCATCTAA
- the LOC103868149 gene encoding uncharacterized protein LOC103868149, whose protein sequence is MAGVEVEKTVPNTEEKTMTEMPKETVHTTDDSAIAVEVEIKEEEEVPKVEKETEKTEIAPVKEEKPVEIPGAVEEKDVKQAGEEEKTVEVKTA, encoded by the exons ATGGCTGGTGTTGAG GTTGAGAAAACAGTACCAAACACAGAAGAGAAGACGATGACCGAGATGCCTAAGGAAACAGTTCATACGACAGATGACTCAGCCATTGCGGTTGAAGTAGaaattaaagaagaagaagaagtaccAAAGGTAGAGAAAGAGACTGAAAAAACCGAGATAGCTCCGGTTAAAGAGGAGAAACCGGTTGAAATTCCGGGAGCTGTGGAGGAGAAAGATGTTAAGCAAGctggagaagaggagaagacTGTTGAAGTCAAGACAGCGTAA
- the LOC103868147 gene encoding E3 ubiquitin-protein ligase UPL5: protein MVFSLLFFISGCTEELKDTGWEKPEGRIALDTTGDSSNQQLNNSVYQRLASEVDPLHLDYFEFTGRVIALALMHKVQVGVLFDRVFFLQLTGKKIGLEDIKNTDRIMYNSCKQILEMDPECFDSDAGLGLTFVSETEVLGKRETKELLKDGKSIAVTGNNTSIY from the exons ATGGtgttttctcttctctttttcatATCCGGGTGCACAGAAGAGTTAAAAGACACT GGCTGGGAGAAACCGGAAGGAAGAATAGCTTTGGATACCACAGGAGATAGTAGTAATCAACAACTTAACAATAGCGTGTACCAAAGGCTTG CATCCGAGGTGGATCCATTGCATCTGGATTACTTCGAGTTCACTGGTCGTGTGATTGCTTTAGCTTTGATGCACAAAGTTCAAGTAGGGGTGCTATTCGACCGTGTTTTCTTCCTGCAGTTGACCGGAAAGAAAATTggtttggaagatatcaagaacACGGATCGGATCATGTACAACAGCTGCAAACAGATTCTAGAGATGGATCCAGAGTGTTTCGATTCAGACGCAGGTCTTGGTCTAACATTTGTGTCTGAAACCGAGGTGCTGGGAAAAAGGGAAACAAAAGAGCTGCTTAAAGATGGAAAGTCCATTGCCGTTACAGGGAACAATACGTCAATCTACTAA
- the LOC103868146 gene encoding F-box protein CPR1, with the protein MTTIPMDIVNDLFLRLPAKSLVRFRALSKPCYHLINSPDFISSHLTRVLQTNDHLMILLRGALHLYTVDLDSPDTLSDVEHPMKRGGPTEVFGSCNGLIGLSNSPTDLALFNPSTRQIHRLPPSPVDLPEGSSTRGYVFYGLGYDSVNDDYKVVRMVQFKRDPDDELGSSFPYEVKVFSFKMNSWKRIESVLPPIQLLFYFYYHLLYRRGYGVLAGNSLHWVLPRRPGLIAFNIIVRFDLALEVFDFVRFPEPVANGDVDIQMDIGVLDGCLCLMCNYDHKYVDVWMMKEYNVRGSWCKVFTVHKPKSVKMFSFMRPLVYSKDRDKVLLEINNTKLVWFDLETRKLSTLRIKDCPSSYSAELVVSSLVLGCKGDLDNIKHRKEQRDKEARESKMLQNSKKRDDFLSKGFKLVL; encoded by the exons ATGACGACGATTCCAATGGATATCGTGAACGACCTCTTCCTCCGTCTCCCAGCGAAGAGCTTGGTCCGCTTCCGAGCTCTCTCCAAGCCCTGCTACCACCTAATCAACAGCCCCGACTTCATCTCATCCCATCTCACCCGCGTCCTCCAAACCAACGACCACCTCATGATCCTCCTCCGCGGCGCTCTCCATCTCTACACAGTGGATCTCGATTCGCCAGACACCCTCTCCGACGTCGAGCACCCGATGAAACGCGGCGGCCCGACCGAAGTCTTCGGTTCTTGCAACGGTTTAATCGGGTTATCGAATTCCCCAACCGATTTAGCCTTATTTAACCCGTCTACTCGTCAGATCCACCGGCTACCTCCTTCTCCTGTAGATCTCCCCGAGGGCTCCAGCACCCGCGGCTACGTGTTTTACGGGTTAGGGTACGATTCTGTGAACGATGATTATAAAGTTGTGAGGATGGTTCAGTTTAAGCGTGACCCAGATGACGAACTTGGTTCTAGTTTCCCTTACGAGGTTAAAGTTTTCAGCTTTAAGATGAATTCATGGAAGAGGATCGAATCGGTTTTGCCTCCGATTCAGCTCTTGTTTTACTTCTATTACCATTTGCTCTATCGTCGTGGCTACGGTGTTCTTGCTGGTAATAGTCTTCACTGGGTGTTACCTCGACGGCCTGGTTTGATTGCGTTCAACATCATTGTGAGGTTTGATCTCGCCTTGGAGGTTTTCGACTTTGTGAGGTTTCCGGAACCTGTTGCTAACGGTGATGTTGATATTCAGATGGATATTGGTGTGTTGGATGGGTGTCTTTGTCTCATGTGTAACTATGATCACAAGTATGTTGATGTTTGGATGATGAAAGAGTATAATGTGAGAGGTTCTTGGTGCAAGGTTTTCACGGTTCACAAACCTAAAAGTGTTAAAATGTTTTCGTTTATGAGACCTTTGGTTTATTCCAAGGATAGGGATAAGGTCCTTTTGGAGATTAATAATACGAAGCTGGTGTGGTTTGATCTTGAGACTAGGAAGCTTAGTACTCTTAGGATTAAGGATTGTCCTAGCTCGTATAGTGCGGAACTTGTTGTGAGTAGCCTTGTTTTGGGATGTAAAGGAGATCTTGATAACATTAAGCACAGGAAAGAACAACGAGATAAAGAAGCTAGAGAATCTAAAATGTTGCAGAACAGTAAAAAGAG GGATGATTTCCTGTCAAAGGGATTCAAACTGGTCTTATAA